The Melospiza melodia melodia isolate bMelMel2 chromosome 19, bMelMel2.pri, whole genome shotgun sequence genome includes the window TCACATGACTTTTCCAAAGTTGGGACCACCTAGTAATCTGTCAAAACAAAATTATGCTAATGAATTACAGAAGCATCTGTGTAATGCAACCAGCCTCTTTATTGAAGTACACCTTTATACAATCCTTCCACGGATTCCTGTACTGTGAAATCCTCTCAGGACGCAGCGCTGCACAGGTTTGCAAATCTCTCCTACACACCACATGAATAAAACTGTTGCCACTTGCACCTCTCAATTTTGCCTGCCCATGCACTTCAGTGTTCCATGGAATGCAACACCAAAAAGCAGTGTTTTTCTTTGtcaaaaaaaaccaagaacagTTTGAAGTTTGCTATGTTTAAGTACAATGATTTGCAGGGAATAGCAGGATTTTTTTCAGGCAATGCCCAAGTCTTAAAATTTATCATAAGCCAAGCaaggataaaccaaaaatttCTACTTTTCACTTGCGTAATTACTTCCTTTCCATTTCTCTGTTTTTCCATGGAAGGTTTCACTGCACAACAAAGAAAATGGCAACTCTTTACAGACTTTGAATACAACGTAACAACTTTATTGCAAAAATATATAGTAAACTCAGTACTCAGTACTTTCAATTTTTggagaaaaataaattttatctCTGAATTCACCCACGGCAGTAATTCACAACAGAGTTGCTGAAGATACAAGTTTCTTCCATTATAACCTAATTTAAAAACTTTATATGGACTCCAATCTTCTACTAATAATCACCACTTTGGTTCTCTTAGCAGAGACTCTATGTGAGGAGTTCAAGAGACATGTGAGAAACACCAATATCCAACTAGTGTCAAAGATCCTTTCTCAACTGATTTGTGTAATCCTAACAAATCAAGCTACTTAAACAATAATGATTATTTTCAactgaaaacattttaaatgtacTACAAAACTCATATGGTTTATGTTGAGGTTAGCTATACTTGTGGCAAAAGTCTTATTCTGCACAGTTATAATTGCAATATATAAATAACTAAAGGTTATACCACACAGAACAGCTTGAATTTTACAGAACGATTCTGCTCATACTCATAGGAATTAGTTTGGTAGACACATCAGCAAAGGGCATAATTCAACTGTTCATACAGTGAGAATTCTGGAAAAAATAAAGATACATATACAAAACAATTCATCTGTGTACACTGAGAATTCATTCAGTCGCAGAATAAAATCAGGACTTCAAACAAAGCTTGACCTGTGAACAAAGCGAATTCAGCCAGCTTATAACCAAATCTAAAAATAGGTATCTAATTTACAATGGCTTACAAGAACACCACTGAAGAGCTTCACTGACTTCATCTATTTCCCTTATCCAAAACTATGTCAAACCAATCTCAGTTTCTCTATAAGCACTGTGTCCAGAAGAGTTTACCAAACTTTTATGACGAATAAGAATCTCTCCAGCTTCTCCACATATTTGTACGAGGAAAATCCACCACACCTGTCTCCTTGCAGTGTTTCTCATGAAATGGCTAACCCAGTGCTCTGTCTTATCAAAACCCATCTGTTTTACAATTTAAACAATGCACAGGTTCTATCCTGGAAATACTATAAAAACCAATCCAGATGCATTTGTCACAGCACTATGAATATCTATTCTACAACTACTTGATGAACAGCTACCCTAATACAAGTTTTACTTTCCTGGAACCTATAGGCCTGTCATTTAAATCAACAACAGCCGCCATAGCTTCATCACGAGACTCAAATGCAACCATTGCTTCTCCAGTTGGCATGcctttttcattatattttaaGCACACTGAACCAGGGATCACTTGGTAACCATAAAAGAAATCCAAAATTTCATCCACCGAAACGGTAAAGGGCATATTCTGTACTTTAATGACCGTCGGCCCTGGCTTCCCAGACCCTGTTCCAAAACCTGGGGGTCCACCAATATGTATGTTTCCTGGTCCAGGTCCAAACCCTGGAGGTCCACTCAAATGTCCAAGACCACTAGCAATTGCTGGAGGACCAGCACCAAAGGCAGGGGGCCCACTTAAATTGCCAGGACCATTACCAAACGTCTGAGGACCCCCTGCAAAACCTGCTGGTCCACTCAAATTAGCAGGACCCCCTGCAAAACCTGGTACCTCAATACTTGCACCAGGTAAACCACTAGTTGCAACTGTTGGTATTCCTGGTCTAGAATCAGGAAAGCCACCTATTCCAGGTGGCGGTAAAGGGGGACCAAATGTGCCAGACCCACTGAAATTACCAGGGAAATTAAACGGAGGACCATTATTTGCTTCTTTAGCATTTCCCCCCAAGAAGGCATGCTCATCCCCACCAGGGCCCtgtgctcctggcacagctgcattTCCCTGGATCGGTATTTTCAGGATCTTTTTTCCTTGAGATGCTGGGTTTCTCTCAATATCTCTCATTTCTTCTACAGTTATCAAACGCAAATTAACATCTCTTCCATTCAGCTTTTTACGGTGCAAGCGTTCTGCCTTACGAGCATCATCTTCGGCTTTAAACTGAACCAGTGCTTGTCCTAAACCTTGCCCATTATTATCAAGAAGAATTTGCACAGAGTTTTCTTCCACTGCCAGTCCCTCTAGAAACTGAAGTATTTCAATTTTTGTTATATTGTATGGAATATTAGATATATGCGCACACAGTTTTTGCAAGCCTGATTCTCCCTCAGCATTCATCAGAATTTCTCTCTGGTCATAGCTGAAGTTCTGCAATCTTTTACGAATCATATCTATCTTTTCTAACATTGCCTTTTTAGTAATTGGATGTACCTGAATGAAGCGATTCCCTATGTACTGCTTATGATGACACAGAGCTGCTTTATAATCAGCTTCATTCCTAAACTCAACAAACCCCTCCCCAATTGCCTTCCCATTGGGTCCATAAGCTATATAAATGCTGTCCTCAACTATAtccagctttttaaaaaaatctatcacATGTTTGTTCTCTGATTCAAAGGGAAGACCTTTCAAATAAACACAGAAACCGTGCTCATGGGGAGATCTTGACCGCGACCTTTTCTGTCCACTGGGAGATTTGGACCTAGGatgagcctggggaggaggatgTGCCTGCCCAGAGGGACCCATGGTTTGCTTGAAAGTTATGTGGCCTCCAGCAGCTACCCACTGTCTCTCTGTTGCAGGACTAACTTCAACATAGCGCTGAATCATTAGCATTCTGTTTCGCTTCAGTGCTTCAAATGTATCTTGAGGAGAAAAAAACTTAACTAGTCCATTTCCATTATTTCGACCTACATGATCCTTCAGCATATGGACTGCATCCACACGGAGCCCAAGGAAAAAGTCTTTCACGTCAGATTCTGTTGCAGTAAAGGGCATTCCATGAACGCTGACATACAAATCATCTGGATTGATTGGAATTGGCTTGACACTACCTTGAGAATTCATCTGGATAGGATTTACAGGATTCATGGGACCAATAAACAATGGATTCAAGCCGCTGTTCATATTCACTGCTGCTCCAGACCCATTAACTCCAGTGGGTAAGGGTGCTACAGGTGGAGGATTCATAGGAGGCATTCCTGATATGGGAGGCAGAGGCGTCATTGGAGgtacagggggcacagggggtatTGGAGGAACTGGAGGAACGGGAGGCAGTGTGGGTACAGGAGGTGGAACAGGTATAGGGGGAATAGAAGGCATTGGTGGCAAAGATGGCATAGCTGGAATTGGAGGGATTGGTGGAGGAGGTACTGTGTTCATTGGGGATGCTGTGCTAGGTATGGTTGAGCTAAATGTTGGACTACCAAAGGTACTCCCAAGATTTGGAGGTGCAGTGCCAATACTGGCAGTAGAAAATGTGGGTATGTTTTTATTGCTTTCATGCACGGTAGTAGAAGCAGTTACTACACTAGGAGAAGGATTATTAAAGTTAGGTACAGTAGTAGGTAAGTTAACTCTTCCACTCATTCCAGAACTAGGTGGTGGTCCTGACCTGCTAGCATTTGCTGGAGGCATATCTAGATTGGCAGTTTCAAAACGCCTACGACTGAGCTCTATCATATTCTGCATTTCAGTTTTACTGCTCAGCAACAACGTTACTTTTGACCCTTTAATTGTACCACCTGTGCGCATCATACCAAGCCTTGCATCTTCATCAGTGGCAAAAACGATGAAAGCCTCACCCAGTTCACCCCCTACAATATGCACGCCCCCATCAGGAATGGTCAATCCAGAGAAGAAGTGGCGAATGTCCATGGTCCCCGCCACAATCGGGAGACCTTGCAAGCGGATGACCACAGCCATGCTGCGCTGAAACAACACACACCTGCAGATGAGAAAAGGCAACGGCTATGTCAGACTACTGTTCGTGGCATCATGCAATTACCTACAGATACCATCTACTATATTTGTTTATATACACCTAATAACATCTTGCAAAAATTAAGCGTGTTTATATTCCAAGTTCCTTATTCATGTTTGTTTACTTCATACAGACTGAAGTATTAAACATTTATCAACACAATCAGTATACATTTTGCACTAGAAATTCCAAAATAGCTGTTATACGAAGACCCACAAGTGTCagttaaaaaaaacaaaggaacATCAAAAACCGTAACTATTACATCAGTAGTTAATTAATGGAATGAAAGCAAAAAGAGTATTTTAGCCAGACAAAGCAGAATTAATTTACCATTACCCTGATATGGTATCCACTGTACCTGACAAGGTGGCTGAAAACTTCTGCACAGCTATGGGAAACAAACAGTTCCCTTTAATTTGGGGAAGGATTTTACCTCCTGCCAGGTGAAGACAATTAGAAACATAACAGTGGGTTGGGAAAGAACAAAAACCCATTACGGACAACTAGCAACTGTGAGACTCACAAGACATCCTGACAGGGAGTGTCTATATATTACACTGACCTGACGTTTTTTCTCCTAGCAAAGGCAAGAGGTCCAGGTGACCTGAAGCTTGCTATTATAAAGCAGCCCCAGACGTTTTGTGACAATAGAGACCTCACCTAAATTAACATTTATGCATATCTAGATAATGACCTTCACAATTTTCAAAAACAAGGTATTTTTTAAAAGTTGCAGATATTCTGTCTACCATGACCCCTTACATCTCAGATGTAAATAAATGAATTTTATTTCCACAACTGCCATTAATAGATCCTTAAGGTAATTCTGAACAGCTAGATCTGAACAGTTGCCTTGTGACCTCAGAAGTCCAGAAATTGAATATAAAGAGGAAACTAGATAGCTGTCACTTAGGCAAACCTTCAGCAAAGGCTGAAAGCATGATATTAAATAATATTAGCACAATTCAACATCTCAGAAGCCAGTCTCTCATCCTGAACTATCAGCAATAGCACCACGCTTCACTTGAGCCACTTAATCTCTGAAACTTCTGAACTTCCTAAGTACAAGCCAGTTCAGTATCTGTATGGAAGATCTCCAAAGCTCCCCTAAGTCACATACCAGTAGTGTTAACTCATCATTTGAAATCAAGGATGAaccagatcacagaatcacagaactgtttaggctggaaaagaccttaaagaccAAGTCTAACCAGATGCCCCAATGCAACACCACAAAGCTATGCATCAAAGACTCCCAGCCACTACCAAAGCTCTGACCAACCACAATCAATAACCACCTCCCAGCAACTCAGCTATATCCCAGCATACAGTCAAATCTCTAAATTGGCTCCATTTGTTTGTCCAGGTCATCCAAACACATTAGAGAAGACAAGTCTTGAATGACTAGGTAAAGCCACAATTTAATCAGGTAAGGCTGAATCCAGTACTTAATGAAAACAAGAGGAACAATTCTTTTACAGGGTGAAGAAGCAACAATTCTTTTGTTTGCATAATGGAACCTCAGATTACTAAAATGTGTCCTTAAGTATTTTGTTCTGTTGACCAACACACCAGAAGTAAGTCCTCCAACACACTAATGAACTCAAGCAACATCCTGGGGTATTATAGGGCATTGCACCACAACTATCACCAGACACCAGAAAAGTGTGGAGGGCCTTTCTCCCTCAAGGAAGCAGTAAACAAGTCCATTTGCACAAAGTCAGTTCTGCAGCTTTAGTCACTGCGCATAAATACTGGATTCCTTACTGCACCATCCTTGCAGTTCATAatataagattaaaaaaaaaaaaaaaaaaaaaaaaaaagaaaaaataccacTAAGAAAACCCCTATTCCACCAAGGAAAGACAGCAACAGAAAAGCTTATACTATACTAAGACTTATACTGTACTAAGCTTTGGTGATAGTTTTTTTTGAAAGCAACTTTCTCATCTCCATCGTGAGACAACAGAAGCAACATCCTTGCCTTTAGCTCTTATAGTGGAATTACATTTAATCTGAAAATAAATTCACTGCCCAATCATTTTCCAACAACAAAATAACTTgcccatgaggaaaaaaaaatagaagtcaaAGTAAGGACCACCTATGCTATCTAAAACATCTAAAAACACATCTAGGACTTTTTGAACTGTTTTATAAAGTAGTGGTTTATAATGATtctgttgttttattttaaacttgCCTAGCATTGATGACAATCTCCAAAATtaaagttaaaattaaaattcTGCCACCTTTAAGAAACTATATTAAAGAGTATTGTAAACCCAAGGTTTATGTTGTGCTACAGGATTGCTTCTGAATTAGATGATCCTGTGGCAAGCAAGCAGTATAAAAATATCCCTGGCTTGGCACCTATGCTTTCAAAACTGGAATACTACTAAAAGCAAATCTTGCCAGGACATTTAGATTTCT containing:
- the RBM12 gene encoding RNA-binding protein 12; the encoded protein is MAVVIRLQGLPIVAGTMDIRHFFSGLTIPDGGVHIVGGELGEAFIVFATDEDARLGMMRTGGTIKGSKVTLLLSSKTEMQNMIELSRRRFETANLDMPPANASRSGPPPSSGMSGRVNLPTTVPNFNNPSPSVVTASTTVHESNKNIPTFSTASIGTAPPNLGSTFGSPTFSSTIPSTASPMNTVPPPPIPPIPAMPSLPPMPSIPPIPVPPPVPTLPPVPPVPPIPPVPPVPPMTPLPPISGMPPMNPPPVAPLPTGVNGSGAAVNMNSGLNPLFIGPMNPVNPIQMNSQGSVKPIPINPDDLYVSVHGMPFTATESDVKDFFLGLRVDAVHMLKDHVGRNNGNGLVKFFSPQDTFEALKRNRMLMIQRYVEVSPATERQWVAAGGHITFKQTMGPSGQAHPPPQAHPRSKSPSGQKRSRSRSPHEHGFCVYLKGLPFESENKHVIDFFKKLDIVEDSIYIAYGPNGKAIGEGFVEFRNEADYKAALCHHKQYIGNRFIQVHPITKKAMLEKIDMIRKRLQNFSYDQREILMNAEGESGLQKLCAHISNIPYNITKIEILQFLEGLAVEENSVQILLDNNGQGLGQALVQFKAEDDARKAERLHRKKLNGRDVNLRLITVEEMRDIERNPASQGKKILKIPIQGNAAVPGAQGPGGDEHAFLGGNAKEANNGPPFNFPGNFSGSGTFGPPLPPPGIGGFPDSRPGIPTVATSGLPGASIEVPGFAGGPANLSGPAGFAGGPQTFGNGPGNLSGPPAFGAGPPAIASGLGHLSGPPGFGPGPGNIHIGGPPGFGTGSGKPGPTVIKVQNMPFTVSVDEILDFFYGYQVIPGSVCLKYNEKGMPTGEAMVAFESRDEAMAAVVDLNDRPIGSRKVKLVLG